In Cryptomeria japonica chromosome 10, Sugi_1.0, whole genome shotgun sequence, a genomic segment contains:
- the LOC131079138 gene encoding class V chitinase — protein MAVMDSFGLHLFIIISLYNALVCNAIVPSSPSMDSWECSCAATASNTNPVRAGYWPWDANSYMPTWNINASLYTHLFYAFVDLDNQTFTVTVPQEQQQIFEGFSATVQEVNSSVKTLISIGGGSSNATLFSIMASNSSLRKSFIDSSIALARDNGFHGLDLDWEFPATRTDMDNFGYLLDEWRDKVHLEALTSGLEPLLLTAAVYFSEHFFDGESRDYPIQIIADNLDWINVMCFDYHGSWDTSHTGAHSALYDVTSHLSTNYGIGSWLDSGIPPNKVVMGIPMYGRSWMLKNKEKVRIGSPAVAAGPRQRLSNQTGFMMFSEVDHFIRKHNATVVIDNFTVSAYCYAGDVWISYDDKETVDLKTKFAKDRGLLGYFFWAVSYDHNWTLSTQASDAWDRYCIHEQKSHSFISPVAAPSYSPSLSPSTGWQDGSSNIGAMVGSARSIIYTFSSLSTSYLLPIAIILLLG, from the exons ATGGCCGTAATGGACTCATTTGGGCTTCACTTGTTCATAATAATCTCCCTATACAATGCACTGGTTTGTAATGCCATTGTTCCATCATCTCCATCAATGGATTCATGGGAATGTAGCTGCGCTGCAACTGCAAGCAATACTAACCCTGTAAGGGCAGGTTACTGGCCTTGGGATGCAAACTCATACATGCCCACATGGAATATCAATGCTTCTCTGTATACCCATCTGTTCTATGCCTTTGTAGATCTGGATAACCAGACATTCACAGTGACTGTGCCCCAGGAACAACAgcagatatttgaaggtttttctGCAACAGTACAGGAGGTCAATAGCTCTGTAAAGACACTTATTTCTATTGGAGGTGGTTCCAGCAATGCAACATTGTTTTCAATAATGGCATCCAATTCTTCACTAAGGAAAAGTTTTATAGACTCTAGTATAGCATTGGCCAGAGATAATGGATTTCATGGATTGGACTTGGATTGGGAATTCCCTGCAACACGTACTGACATGGACAATTTTGGGTACTTGCTGGATGAATGGAGGGATAAAGTTCATCTGGAAGCCTTGACTTCAGGCTTGGAACCTCTGCTACTGACAGCTGCAGTGTATTTTTCTGAGCATTTTTTTGATGGGGAAAGCAGGGACTATCCTATTCAGATTATTGCAGATAATCTGGACTGGATAAATGTAATGTGCTTTGATTATCATGGTTCCTGGGATACATCTCACACAGGAGCCCATTCAGCTTTGTATGATGTTACCAGCCATTTAAGTACTAATTATGGTATTGGGTCCTGGTTAGATTCAGGTATTCCTCCCAACAAAGTAGTCATGGGAATACCAATGTATGGGAGATCATGGATGCTTAAAAACAAGGAAAAGGTGAGAATAGGATCCCCTGCTGTTGCTGCAGGCCCAAGACAGAGATTAAGCAACCAGACAGGCTTCATGATGTTTTCTGAAGTTGATCACTTCATTAGGAAACATAATGCTACTGTTGTTATTGACAATTTTACTGTCTCTGCTTATTGTTATGCTGGAGATGTGTGGATTAGTTATGACGATAAAGAGACTGTGGACTTGAAGACCAAGTTTGCCAAAGACAGAGGCCTGTTGGGATACTTCTTCTGGGCAGTGAGTTATGATCACAACTGGACACTCTCAACACAAG CTTCAGATGCATGGGATAGATACTGCATTCATGAACAGAAGAgtcattctttcatctctcctgTTGCTGCTCCCTCTTACTCTCCCTCTCTTTCACCATCAACAGGCTGGCAAGATGGATCATCTAATATTGGTGCCATGGTTGGTTCTGCAAGATCCATTATATATACATTCAGCTCTCTTAGTACTTCTTATCTTCTTCCGATTGCCATCATTCTTTTGTTGGGATGA